In the genome of Massilibacillus massiliensis, one region contains:
- a CDS encoding MATE family efflux transporter, with the protein MKTENLTQRAYLALVFPFIISTITTPLMGAVDTAVVGRLSDVSYIGGVAVGAVIFSTLYWLFGFLRVSTSGFAAQALGAKDDEMSMFALIRPMVIGLSVGSIFLIFSEPILAGALYLIQPSEVVAVQVGIYFRILIWGAPCMLSYYVLLGWLMGMVKLRAVLFLQVAINLLNIGLCILFVQVFYWGVAGVAAATLIAQIVSVIMAGVFVYRYAKFPWKSLTWSCLIEKEALKRIVSVNGDLMIRTICLLTMTNLFTRAGASFGEEVLAANAVLFQIQYIIAYFFDGFANASSVWAGKAYGSKDQRMYRKIVSLSWQWSFYAAAGLTAVYWYGKVGFIQLFTHFQEVIALCELYAQWMLLFPICASIGLIFYGVFTGITDTIAIRNSTVLSLLVYLVAQAFLIPAYGNHGLWVSFLLFTAGRSLFLIPYILRKKVGVNL; encoded by the coding sequence ATGAAAACAGAAAACTTAACGCAGCGAGCCTATTTAGCTCTGGTATTTCCATTTATTATATCCACAATTACTACGCCTTTAATGGGAGCGGTAGATACGGCGGTTGTTGGACGTTTATCCGACGTTTCCTACATCGGTGGGGTAGCTGTCGGTGCAGTAATTTTTAGTACACTATATTGGTTATTTGGTTTTTTGCGTGTCAGTACATCTGGGTTTGCTGCACAAGCTCTGGGGGCTAAGGATGATGAAATGTCTATGTTTGCCTTGATTAGGCCGATGGTCATTGGTCTATCAGTCGGCAGTATTTTCTTGATTTTTAGTGAACCGATTCTTGCCGGCGCATTGTATTTGATTCAGCCTTCGGAAGTTGTGGCTGTGCAGGTTGGCATTTATTTTCGGATTTTAATTTGGGGTGCGCCGTGTATGCTGAGCTATTATGTATTGCTTGGCTGGCTGATGGGAATGGTCAAATTAAGAGCAGTCTTATTTCTACAAGTCGCAATTAATCTATTGAACATTGGCTTATGCATTTTGTTTGTTCAAGTTTTTTATTGGGGTGTTGCCGGCGTAGCGGCGGCGACGTTGATTGCACAAATCGTTTCGGTTATTATGGCTGGCGTATTTGTGTATCGTTATGCCAAGTTTCCTTGGAAATCGCTGACTTGGTCCTGTCTGATTGAAAAAGAAGCATTGAAACGAATTGTTAGTGTGAATGGAGACTTAATGATACGCACCATTTGTTTGCTGACGATGACGAATTTATTTACGCGGGCAGGTGCGTCCTTTGGGGAAGAAGTCTTAGCGGCGAATGCAGTTCTTTTTCAGATACAATATATCATTGCTTATTTCTTCGACGGTTTTGCAAATGCTTCTAGCGTCTGGGCCGGAAAAGCGTATGGCAGTAAAGATCAGCGCATGTATCGGAAGATTGTATCCCTGTCATGGCAATGGAGCTTTTATGCCGCAGCCGGTTTGACGGCAGTTTATTGGTATGGAAAAGTTGGATTCATTCAACTGTTTACACATTTTCAAGAGGTTATTGCTTTATGTGAGCTTTATGCACAATGGATGTTGCTTTTTCCGATTTGTGCGAGTATTGGACTGATTTTTTATGGTGTTTTTACAGGAATTACCGATACGATAGCGATTCGAAATTCAACAGTTCTCTCCTTGCTCGTATATTTGGTGGCTCAAGCATTTTTGATTCCTGCTTACGGCAACCATGGCCTATGGGTTTCTTTTTTATTATTTACGGCAGGCAGGTCTTTATTTTTGATTCCTTATATTTTGCGTAAAAAAGTAGGCGTCAATTTGTAA